The Geotrypetes seraphini chromosome 2, aGeoSer1.1, whole genome shotgun sequence genome contains the following window.
aagccatcctcaccaactggctctcccgtgatcccccgtcatatgcacaatggagatccctaatgatagtgcacgcaacactggagagacgcatggtgggagacttgactcttggcccgggtcgcaaattttgtcaggtgtgggagcacttctggcaggacctcacaccgcgtgctcgcagtagacttttgaatctttaagactttattcccactctcagctgttggaccggccatggattcttggggatgggaggggaactgattatattgttgaaaatgttatttcctgaatggtactactgtttgtatttgcttcttactgctggaataataaaaatcatttaaacataaaagatCTGTGTGACTAAGATCCAATGTTATACCCAAAATCTTCAAATTTGATACTATCTCAATTTTGACTCCTGAATTTTATCGTTTGGGCTAGCTAAAAAGATCTTTGTTTTTCCAGCATTAAGTTTTAACCTAAACTGCATCATCCATGATTCTACCTTTTCCAAAACATTGGATATCTGATTAATTAGTTCATTTGAGATGGGCTTACAAGGTAACAGAaatagtaatatcatctgcatatatgtaaaatATTACATTCAAGCTTTGAAGCAAATAGGCCAGAGACACTCAATATATATTAAACAGCGTTGGGGATAAGGGAGAACCCTGCAGAACTCCACATGAGTTCTTCCATGCAAGAGTATTTATCTTCAGAAAACACTTCATAAGATCTATATTTCAAAACCCCACTAAACCAATTTTTTACATTACCCCTGATCCCAATAGATACCAGCTGCCTAATTCAAATTGATCTCCATTTCTCATAAATAGTCCAGATCTTACTATAGGAGAGCCATGTTTGCCTTCTAGTGGCCACTAATTTTCACATCTGTTGGACATAGTCCGTTTTGCATAGCAGATATCGTTTGGTAGGCAATTTGGGGGAACGCCAACAGCGGGCTAACGCCAGGCGTGCCACCGTAAATGCGAATAAGAACTTGACCAATTCTCAAGTCATACATGGAAAATCCTGGTGTGATATAACCTTATTATATGCAGGTTCTATCTTAGAAACCACTGCTCTTTTCTAACTCATGAGTAATACCTTCTGTTTCTATCCAGCAGATCAGCCGATCTCGCAAGAATGGAAGAATCAAGGAGAAGATCCTCTAGAAATGGAAGAAATTCATACACCATCAGAAAATGTCTGTGAGCATATTTCCCAGAAAACTGAGAGCATTAACACAAAAAATTGTAAGCAGGAATCAAAGGAACAGAGAGACCCTGCAGAAGACTCAAGGGATGGAGCCACTAAGTGTGAGAAAAATGACGGGGAGCTCAGTAACCTCACTGAGGACCAGAGACACCTGGCAGAGAGACCCTCCCAAATTAATAATAGTGACAAAAAGACTTCTAAATTCCAACATGacaagaggaaaggaaaaacACCCCAGAAAGAATTCACATATAATAAGAGCATCATCTTTATTGATCCTAAGTCTAATAAGAGCTTCCCATTGTTTTCCAAACTCCAAATGCAGAAAACGAATCCTAAAAATGAGAAACTATTTCCATctgctgagtgtaataaaagcctCACACACCattcaactttaaaaattcaCCATCAAACCCCCACAGCAGTCAAACCATTTAGCTGTACTGAGTGCAATAAAAGCTTCATTAAGCATACAtttctaaaaagacaccaaatgattCATACAGGTCAACAGACCCACACAGCAgttaaaccatttacatgtattgaatgtaataaaagcttcactcggctttcagagTTAAAAAGACACCGAATGATTCACACAGGTCACAAACCGTTTACATGTAGTGAATGTAATAAAAACTTCAGTCAgatttcagatctaaaaagacaCCGAATGATTCACACAGGTCACAAACCGTTTACATGTAGTGAATGTAATAAAAACTTCAGTCAGATTTCatatctaaaaagacaccaaatgtTTCACACTGGATACAAACCGTTTACgtgtactgaatgtaataaaagctttactcaaagttcagatctaaaaagacaccaaatgattCACACAGGTCACAAACTGTTTAAGTGCAGTGAGTGTAATAAAAATTTCACTCAGCGTTCACATCTAAAAATTCATGAACAGACTCACAGAGCAGTGAAACAATtttcatgtactgagtgtaataaaagttttaCTCAACGTTcagatctaaaaagacaccaaatgattCACACAGGTCACAAACCGTTTACATGTAgtaagtgtaataaaagcttcattcagCTTTCAACTCTAAAAAGTCATGAACGGACTCACACAGCAGTGAAACAACtcacatgtactgagtgtaataaaatcttcactcggctttcaggtCTAAAATTTCACCAGAAGATTCACAAAGGAGAcagaccatttacatgtactgagtgcaataaaagcttcactcggcttgcaggtctaaaaagacaccaaatgattCACACAGGTCACAAAccgtttacatgtactgagtgtaataaaagcttcactcagcttacAAGTCTAAAATTTCACCAAAGGATTCACACAGGTCACAAACCGtttgcatgtactgagtgtaataaaagcttcactcagcttatAGGTCTAAAATTTCACCAGAGGATTCACACAGGTGAGAGACCATTTACATGTAGAGAAtgtaataaaaacttcactcagctttcacatctaaaaagacaccaaatgattCACAGAggtcacaaaccatttacatgtactgagtgcaataaaagcttcactcggctttcaaatctaaaaattcaTGAACAGACACACACAGCAGTGAAACAATATACCTGCACTGAGTGCAATAAAAGCTTTGCTCAGCATTcagatctaaaaagacaccaaatgattCACTCAGGTCACAAACCGTTTACatgtacagtataatcttgttataatggacttcaagggatCTGGCAAAACAGTCCATTATAATCCAAActacaaaatattgctgaaaaaaaaGATGACTTACTCTTCTTACTAGAAAGGGGCTCATCCTCCGGTTCGGAGTCAATTACTGGGtaaattaactttatttttcgAATGTCTAAGTTAACAACTTTACTGCATAATTGTACATTTTTCAAAGTGGGGGACCCTTCTATGCGATGGTTGGAGAGTTCTTCTTGAGATTTGTCTAGACCTGTTGCATCCCTATACATACCTTTTGTGCTAGTGACAatggcccggggggggggggggaaatgattcTCTGAGTTGTATTATTGTGCATTGTACTGAAGAGTTGCTGAGTTGGGAtgtttgggaggggaggggcaatGGGTTCAGTTTTTGTGGTTGAGCTTTATATCTTGC
Protein-coding sequences here:
- the LOC117354528 gene encoding oocyte zinc finger protein XlCOF6-like isoform X1 — encoded protein: MPKGASAQMRVTFEDIAVSFSPEEWEYLDQRQKDLYREVMKENYEILISLGCPNLTPEIISRIERGEEPYIRGEPGSEERETGKSSCSADQPISQEWKNQGEDPLEMEEIHTPSENVCEHISQKTESINTKNCKQESKEQRDPAEDSRDGATKCEKNDGELSNLTEDQRHLAERPSQINNSDKKTSKFQHDKRKGKTPQKEFTYNKSIIFIDPKSNKSFPLFSKLQMQKTNPKNEKLFPSAECNKSLTHHSTLKIHHQTPTAVKPFSCTECNKSFIKHTFLKRHQMIHTGQQTHTAVKPFTCIECNKSFTRLSELKRHRMIHTGHKPFTCSECNKNFSQISDLKRHRMIHTGHKPFTCSECNKNFSQISYLKRHQMFHTGYKPFTCTECNKSFTQSSDLKRHQMIHTGHKLFKCSECNKNFTQRSHLKIHEQTHRAVKQFSCTECNKSFTQRSDLKRHQMIHTGHKPFTCSKCNKSFIQLSTLKSHERTHTAVKQLTCTECNKIFTRLSGLKFHQKIHKGDRPFTCTECNKSFTRLAGLKRHQMIHTGHKPFTCTECNKSFTQLTSLKFHQRIHTGHKPFACTECNKSFTQLIGLKFHQRIHTGERPFTCRECNKNFTQLSHLKRHQMIHRGHKPFTCTECNKSFTRLSNLKIHEQTHTAVKQYTCTECNKSFAQHSDLKRHQMIHSGHKPFTCTV
- the LOC117354528 gene encoding oocyte zinc finger protein XlCOF6-like isoform X3, with protein sequence MRVTFEDIAVSFSPEEWEYLDQRQKDLYREVMKENYEILISLGCPNLTPEIISRIERGEEPYIRGEPGSEERETGKSSCSADQPISQEWKNQGEDPLEMEEIHTPSENVCEHISQKTESINTKNCKQESKEQRDPAEDSRDGATKCEKNDGELSNLTEDQRHLAERPSQINNSDKKTSKFQHDKRKGKTPQKEFTYNKSIIFIDPKSNKSFPLFSKLQMQKTNPKNEKLFPSAECNKSLTHHSTLKIHHQTPTAVKPFSCTECNKSFIKHTFLKRHQMIHTGQQTHTAVKPFTCIECNKSFTRLSELKRHRMIHTGHKPFTCSECNKNFSQISDLKRHRMIHTGHKPFTCSECNKNFSQISYLKRHQMFHTGYKPFTCTECNKSFTQSSDLKRHQMIHTGHKLFKCSECNKNFTQRSHLKIHEQTHRAVKQFSCTECNKSFTQRSDLKRHQMIHTGHKPFTCSKCNKSFIQLSTLKSHERTHTAVKQLTCTECNKIFTRLSGLKFHQKIHKGDRPFTCTECNKSFTRLAGLKRHQMIHTGHKPFTCTECNKSFTQLTSLKFHQRIHTGHKPFACTECNKSFTQLIGLKFHQRIHTGERPFTCRECNKNFTQLSHLKRHQMIHRGHKPFTCTECNKSFTRLSNLKIHEQTHTAVKQYTCTECNKSFAQHSDLKRHQMIHSGHKPFTCTV
- the LOC117354528 gene encoding oocyte zinc finger protein XlCOF6-like isoform X2, whose translation is MPKGASAQMRVTFEDIAVSFSPEEWEYLDQRQKDLYREVMKENYEILISLGCPNLTPEIISRIERGEEPYIRGEPGSEERETGKSSCSDQPISQEWKNQGEDPLEMEEIHTPSENVCEHISQKTESINTKNCKQESKEQRDPAEDSRDGATKCEKNDGELSNLTEDQRHLAERPSQINNSDKKTSKFQHDKRKGKTPQKEFTYNKSIIFIDPKSNKSFPLFSKLQMQKTNPKNEKLFPSAECNKSLTHHSTLKIHHQTPTAVKPFSCTECNKSFIKHTFLKRHQMIHTGQQTHTAVKPFTCIECNKSFTRLSELKRHRMIHTGHKPFTCSECNKNFSQISDLKRHRMIHTGHKPFTCSECNKNFSQISYLKRHQMFHTGYKPFTCTECNKSFTQSSDLKRHQMIHTGHKLFKCSECNKNFTQRSHLKIHEQTHRAVKQFSCTECNKSFTQRSDLKRHQMIHTGHKPFTCSKCNKSFIQLSTLKSHERTHTAVKQLTCTECNKIFTRLSGLKFHQKIHKGDRPFTCTECNKSFTRLAGLKRHQMIHTGHKPFTCTECNKSFTQLTSLKFHQRIHTGHKPFACTECNKSFTQLIGLKFHQRIHTGERPFTCRECNKNFTQLSHLKRHQMIHRGHKPFTCTECNKSFTRLSNLKIHEQTHTAVKQYTCTECNKSFAQHSDLKRHQMIHSGHKPFTCTV